The following are from one region of the Edwardsiella tarda ATCC 15947 = NBRC 105688 genome:
- a CDS encoding YihD family protein, with protein MKCHRVNELIELIHPAWQQEPDLNLIQFLQQLANEAGYEGALADLTDDILIYHLKMRGSEKSAVIPGLQKDYEEDFKTALLRARGVIKD; from the coding sequence ATGAAATGTCATCGCGTTAACGAATTGATTGAGTTGATCCATCCGGCCTGGCAACAGGAGCCGGATCTGAATCTCATCCAGTTTCTGCAGCAACTAGCTAATGAGGCGGGGTATGAGGGAGCCTTAGCCGATTTAACCGACGATATCCTCATTTATCACCTCAAGATGCGCGGTAGTGAGAAGAGCGCGGTGATCCCAGGATTACAGAAAGATTATGAGGAAGACTTTAAAACGGCGCTGCTGCGTGCACGCGGTGTGATTAAAGATTAA